From the Deltaproteobacteria bacterium GWA2_45_12 genome, the window AGGCTTTCTACCCTCATGGAAAAAATCAAAAAACTCGTCACATCCCTATCTAAGGGAACAGATCATACTCTCTGCATTCTCAATGGAGTATTGGGAGATATTTTAGAAAAAGGAAATACGCCCCTTGCAATGAAGATGAAACTTTACGTTGAAAATAAACCGGTTTCGATGACAAAAAAATCTTTAAGTGAAATCAAACTATCAAATAACAAGAAAATTTGCATCCTTGCCCATGGAAGCTGTGGTTCTATCAAAGGATGGAATTTTAAAGAGGACCCATCAAATAACTATGGTTCCCTTCTAAAAAAAGAGAAGGAGATTACCCCTTTTTTCCTGCGTTACAATTCAGGGTTACATATATCCACAAACGGCAAACGCTTATCAGACTTGTTGGAAAAGCTTGTTTGCCATCATCCAGAAAAGATAAGCGAGCTCGTGTTGGTGGGGCACAGTATGGGAGGGCTGGTTTTTCGTAGTGCCTGTCATTACGGGCAAAAAGAAAAAAGAAAATGGGTAAAACTCGTTACAAAAATTTTTTATTTGGGTTCGCCCCATTTGGGAACCCATCTTGAAAAACTGGGAAAACTGACCACCACCGTCTTAAGCCAGATTCCGAACCCTGTCACCAAAGCCATTGTCTCTTTGGGTAATTTGCGAAGCGCCGGCATCAAAGACCTGCGCCATGGATATTTAATCGATGAAGATTGGCAGCAAAAAAATGCGGACAACCTATTTTATAGACATGAAAATAGAATCCCTCTTCTTGATACAGCGGATCACTATCTAATTTGTGGCACACTTTCGAAAGTAGCTGATTCAAAAATGGGCCGTTTTTTTGGAGACGGCATGGTTCATCCGGCAAGCGGTATGGGTCGGGGGTTGTTTTCATCAAACGATATCCCCTTTTTAAAACATCACTGCAAAATCATCCTGGGAATCTCGCACGCTCGTCTGCAAAGAAGTCCACGAGTTTATGAACAGATTCGTGAATGGATGTGATGTAAGTGGTGTTCTTGCCGGATAAAAGATTTTACACAAAATGCGCAACAAGTCGTGCCAAGCCGTAGGTCATGGCGGCAATCAAGGCAGAAGCGGGAATGGTAAAAGCCCAGGCCCATACAATGTTAGAAGCTACTGACCAGCGTACGGCTCCCAGTCCATGGGTCGAGCCTACCCCTACAATGGCTCCTGTAATGGTGTGGGTTGTTGAAACAGGAACACCCAGTGCTGTGGCTCCAAAAAGTGAAAGGGCCGCCGAAGTCTCGGCACAAAATCCACCTGAAGGCTTCAGTTCCGTAATGCGCACACTCATCGTCTTGATAATTCGCCAACCACCTAGCATTGTTCCCATGGCCATGGAAAAATGACAAAATAAAATAACCCATAACGGCACATAAAAAACGGGGCCCAGGTATCCTGCACTAAATAAAAGCATCGTGATAATTCCCATAGTTTTTTGGGCATCGTTACCACCGTGGCCCAAACTATAAAGAGCCGCCGAAACCAGTTGAAACCGGCGGAAATGTTTATCCACGCGCATGGGCTTGGAGCGGGCAAACAAAAAATTAACAACGGTGCTCAGAATAAAACCCAAGATCAGTCCAATCAGAGGAGCAATGAGAATAAAAATGGTTACCTTGAAAATGCCTGCCCAAATAAGAACAGAAAATGTTTGAACTTTTGCCAAAGCCGCACCCACTAACCCACCGATGAGTGCATGTGAGGAAGAAGTAGGAAGTCCCCAATACCATGTAGTGAGATCCCAAACGATCGCCCCTGTAAGAGCGCCAAGTACAACCCAAGCATCCACAATACTTGAGTCAATAATGCCTTTCCCCATGGTTTTTGCTACATGCAACTGAAACACAAATGCCGCTATAAAATTAAAAAAAGCCGCCCAGATAACTGCTTGTTTGGGTGAAAGAACTCGTGTTCCCACAATAGTAGCCACTGAATTGGCCGCATCGTGAAAACCATTGATGAAGTCAAATCCCAGAGCCAAAATTACAAGACTGACTATAAAAAAAAATTCGAGCGTCATTTATGCGTGTTTGAGAATGATTCCTTCAATAATATTGGCCACATTTTTACATTGATCCGTCGTCGCTTCCAGCTTTTCACTCAACTCTTTGAGTTTGATCAGTTGAAACGCATCCGAGCCGTTGTTAAAAATCAGCTCAATGGCGGCATTCAGGGTAATGTCCGCTTTCTTTTCCAATGACTTGATTTCAACACAATGTTTGAGCACATCTTGAAATTTTTTGGGATGGCTTAAATCCTTAACCGCCAAAGCCACCTGATCGGATGAAGCTAAAACCAGGTCTGCCAAAGCCACCAACTCATCCGGGATTGCATCAACATCATAGCGCGTAAGACGATTGCCAATATGATAAATGCTGTCAAGGATATCATCCATCCGCACAACAAGGTTATGCATGTCGGACCGATCAAAGGGAGTCAAAAATGTTTCACGCACCAGATTAATAATTTCATGGGTAATTCGGTCACCCTTCCGTTCACAATCTTTAAGCTCTTTAAGCAAATCAACTCTTTGCTCCTTTTTGGCAATCATCTGGCACAGCAACCGGGAACCTGCCGAAATATTAACGGCCAGCTGATTAAAATAGAGAAAAAAATCATGAGTCTTTGGGAAAAGCCTCAAGCCTGTGATCATTTGTCGTAAATTTTTAAGAGGGGGTTTGGAAATTTCGATATTTTCTTTGTTGGTCATAAGTTACCTCGGCTGGTGTATGCCACTAGACAGACAAAAGGAAAAGAGAAAAAAACAAAATCTCCTTTTCTTGGGTACCT encodes:
- a CDS encoding inorganic phosphate transporter; its protein translation is MTLEFFFIVSLVILALGFDFINGFHDAANSVATIVGTRVLSPKQAVIWAAFFNFIAAFVFQLHVAKTMGKGIIDSSIVDAWVVLGALTGAIVWDLTTWYWGLPTSSSHALIGGLVGAALAKVQTFSVLIWAGIFKVTIFILIAPLIGLILGFILSTVVNFLFARSKPMRVDKHFRRFQLVSAALYSLGHGGNDAQKTMGIITMLLFSAGYLGPVFYVPLWVILFCHFSMAMGTMLGGWRIIKTMSVRITELKPSGGFCAETSAALSLFGATALGVPVSTTHTITGAIVGVGSTHGLGAVRWSVASNIVWAWAFTIPASALIAAMTYGLARLVAHFV